One region of Miscanthus floridulus cultivar M001 chromosome 19, ASM1932011v1, whole genome shotgun sequence genomic DNA includes:
- the LOC136529866 gene encoding uncharacterized protein, which yields MANEESGIPLRRWRPFYGAFGAIDDAIEKAGGHPRAAFRDVRIRILQLLRGATDDGVAEQLCGALDEAMAEALETLRVAPVPHSALSSTDLTRAIDALGNHGSPRIRRLVGDVVRGWRPANVATTTAVKEELDKLPADDRIPHQGISAVIADGNAREHKEKLHVKPAKMLPAAEVHKKKLHIPPAKMFPTVPVAEAYKKVYVPAAKMTPNMSETKKPAVDESKKMEDTKRKLREGYEEAKKIKRQHTIQKINGKEAAKMVEQKQRKMHPVVRGGGLAACRISSGIRRSLLPSFQTI from the coding sequence ATGGCCAACGAAGAGAGCGGAATACCCCTGCGAAGGTGGAGGCCATTCTATGGCGCTTTCGGCGCTATCGACGACGCGATCGAGAAGGCAGGCGGCCACCCGCGCGCCGCGTTCCGGGACGTGAGGATCCGGATCCTCCAGCTGCTCCGCGGCGCCACGGACGACGGCGTGGCCGAGCAGCTCTGCGGCGCGCTGGACGAGGCCATGGCGGAAGCGCTGGAGACTCTGCGGGTGGCGCCCGTCCCGCACAGCGCGCTGTCGTCCACCGACCTCACAAGGGCCATTGACGCCCTCGGGAACCATGGCTCGCCCCGGATCCGCAGGCTCGTAGGCGACGTCGTGCGCGGGTGGAGGCCGGCCAACGTCGCCACAACTACAGCAGTCAAGGAGGAGCTCGACAAGCTCCCTGCTGATGATCGGATCCCACACCAGGGCATCTCTGCAGTGATCGCTGATGGCAACGCGCGAGAACACAAGGAGAAGTTGCACGTAAAGCCTGCTAAGATGCTTCCCGCCGCCGAGGTACACAAGAAGAAGCTGCACATCCCGCCGGCGAAGATGTTTCCTACCGTCCCTGTCGCCGAGGCATACAAGAAGGTGTATGTTCCAGCAGCGAAGATGACACCGAACATGAGTGAGACCAAGAAGCCCGCAGTCGACGAGAGCAAGAAGATGGAGGATACAAAACGCAAGTTGCGTGAGGGTTACGAAGAAGCCAAGAAGATCAAGCGTCAACACACCATTCAGAAGATCAACGGCAAGGAGGCAGCAAAGATGGTTGAGCAAAAGCAACGGAAGATGCATCCCGTCGTACGAGGGGGAGGCCTAGCAGCCTGTAGGATCTCCTCAGGCATCAGGCGTTCGTTGCTTCCCTCTTTTCAGACGATTTAG
- the LOC136528683 gene encoding probable calcium-binding protein CML29, which yields MAAAAPGRPLAADFEALSYISSLVEAFQAFDSDSDGLVTAPELRGLLASLGLDKTEAEARDMLARADADRDGRLSVEELLDVMNAGELGLGALGAMLQSALPQLEAAGAALVGADELARVLGALGNASPEDCAAIVECLDSDGDGAITIEEFRLMADLL from the coding sequence atggcggcggcggcaccggGGCGGCCACTGGCGGCGGACTTCGAGGCGCTGAGCTACATCAGCAGCCTGGTGGAGGCGTTCCAGGCGTTCGACTCCGACAGCGACGGGCTCGTGACGGCGCCGGAGCTGCGGGGCCTGCTGGCGTCGCTGGGCCTGGACAAGACCGAGGCCGAGGCGCGCGACATGCTGGCGCGCGCCGACGCCGACCGCGACGGCCGGCTCAGCGTCGAGGAGCTCCTGGACGTGATGAACGCCGGGGAGCTCGGGCTGGGCGCGCTCGGGGCGATGCTGCAGTCGGCGCTGCCCCAGCTCGAGGCCGCCGGGGCCGCGCTCGTCGGCGCGGACGAGCTCGCCAGGGTGCTCGGCGCCCTGGGCAACGCCAGCCCCGAGGACTGCGCGGCTATTGTTGAGTGCCTGgacagcgacggcgacggcgccatcACCATCGAGGAGTTCAGGCTGATGGCTGATCTGCTCTAG